A DNA window from Lagenorhynchus albirostris chromosome 5, mLagAlb1.1, whole genome shotgun sequence contains the following coding sequences:
- the PPP1R2 gene encoding protein phosphatase inhibitor 2 isoform X3 codes for MAASTASHRPIKGILKNKSAATSSVVASAEQPGRSVDEELSKKSQKWDEMNILATYHPADKDYGLMKIDEPSTPYHSMVGDDEDALSDSETTEALTPDILARKLTAAAESSEPKCRVREQESSEDEDSDLSPEEREKKRQFEMKRKLHYNEGLNIKLARQLISKDLRDEEEDEEMSETAAGESMNTEESNQV; via the exons ATGGCGGCCTCGACGGCCTCGCACCGGCCCATCAAGGGGATCCTGAAGAACAAGAGCGCTGCGACTTCCTCTGTGGTGGCATCGGCCGAacagcccggcaggagtgtcgACGAAGAGCTGAG TAAAAAGTCCCAGAAGTGGGATGAAATGAACATCCTGGCGACATATCATCCAGCAGACAAAGACTATGGTTTAATGAAAATAGATGAACCTAGCACTCCTTACCATAG TATGGTAGGTGATGATGAAGATGCACTGAGTGATTCAGAAACCACTGAAGCCCTGACCCCAGATATCTTAGCTAGGAA ATTAACTGCTGCTGCTGAAAGCTCAGAGCCAAAGTGTCGAGTTCGTGAACAAGAAAGCAGTGAAGATGAGGATAGTGACCTCTCACCTGAAGAACGag AAAAAAAGCGACAGTTTGAAATGAAAAGGAAGCTTCACTACAATGAAGGACTGAATATTAAATTAGCTAGACAATTAATTTCAAAAGACCTACGTGATGAGGAGGAGGATGAAGAAATGTCAGAGACTGCAGCTGGAGAAAGCATGAATACAGAAGAATCAAATCAAG
- the PPP1R2 gene encoding protein phosphatase inhibitor 2 isoform X2 — MAASTASHRPIKGILKNKSAATSSVVASAEQPGRSVDEELSKKSQKWDEMNILATYHPADKDYGLMKIDEPSTPYHSMVGDDEDALSDSETTEALTPDILARKLTAAAESSEPKCRVREQESSEDEDSDLSPEEREKKRQFEMKRKLHYNEGLNIKLARQLISKDLRDEEEDEEMSETAAGESMNTEESNQEIAAIQ, encoded by the exons ATGGCGGCCTCGACGGCCTCGCACCGGCCCATCAAGGGGATCCTGAAGAACAAGAGCGCTGCGACTTCCTCTGTGGTGGCATCGGCCGAacagcccggcaggagtgtcgACGAAGAGCTGAG TAAAAAGTCCCAGAAGTGGGATGAAATGAACATCCTGGCGACATATCATCCAGCAGACAAAGACTATGGTTTAATGAAAATAGATGAACCTAGCACTCCTTACCATAG TATGGTAGGTGATGATGAAGATGCACTGAGTGATTCAGAAACCACTGAAGCCCTGACCCCAGATATCTTAGCTAGGAA ATTAACTGCTGCTGCTGAAAGCTCAGAGCCAAAGTGTCGAGTTCGTGAACAAGAAAGCAGTGAAGATGAGGATAGTGACCTCTCACCTGAAGAACGag AAAAAAAGCGACAGTTTGAAATGAAAAGGAAGCTTCACTACAATGAAGGACTGAATATTAAATTAGCTAGACAATTAATTTCAAAAGACCTACGTGATGAGGAGGAGGATGAAGAAATGTCAGAGACTGCAGCTGGAGAAAGCATGAATACAGAAGAATCAAATCAAG
- the PPP1R2 gene encoding protein phosphatase inhibitor 2 isoform X1, whose protein sequence is MAASTASHRPIKGILKNKSAATSSVVASAEQPGRSVDEELSKKSQKWDEMNILATYHPADKDYGLMKIDEPSTPYHSMVGDDEDALSDSETTEALTPDILARKLTAAAESSEPKCRVREQESSEDEDSDLSPEEREKKRQFEMKRKLHYNEGLNIKLARQLISKDLRDEEEDEEMSETAAGESMNTEESNQGSTTCDQLQNKSQSS, encoded by the exons ATGGCGGCCTCGACGGCCTCGCACCGGCCCATCAAGGGGATCCTGAAGAACAAGAGCGCTGCGACTTCCTCTGTGGTGGCATCGGCCGAacagcccggcaggagtgtcgACGAAGAGCTGAG TAAAAAGTCCCAGAAGTGGGATGAAATGAACATCCTGGCGACATATCATCCAGCAGACAAAGACTATGGTTTAATGAAAATAGATGAACCTAGCACTCCTTACCATAG TATGGTAGGTGATGATGAAGATGCACTGAGTGATTCAGAAACCACTGAAGCCCTGACCCCAGATATCTTAGCTAGGAA ATTAACTGCTGCTGCTGAAAGCTCAGAGCCAAAGTGTCGAGTTCGTGAACAAGAAAGCAGTGAAGATGAGGATAGTGACCTCTCACCTGAAGAACGag AAAAAAAGCGACAGTTTGAAATGAAAAGGAAGCTTCACTACAATGAAGGACTGAATATTAAATTAGCTAGACAATTAATTTCAAAAGACCTACGTGATGAGGAGGAGGATGAAGAAATGTCAGAGACTGCAGCTGGAGAAAGCATGAATACAGAAGAATCAAATCAAG